One region of Cydia fagiglandana chromosome 15, ilCydFagi1.1, whole genome shotgun sequence genomic DNA includes:
- the LOC134671244 gene encoding mucin-2 has product MYKTVRHGENSLQYTILPQTEEVLNNSGLKGKGRDYSPSIHVRHSRKRSSVKYILLVIFGIIVALALASIPLYVMNGALYARRSQQDVITSSPHTPGGRDIVKSRKKDLKEISPELLSTLISKLETTSTTASPTTASTTVATTVVSERATTPPWTMPALRSWKSSTSSTTIPPIPTEDIEEIPLIGTPSGSIRRLDQYMSNKPWATNSNNVIPLKPTVTPEPTVRNMYRYYSRSFVPSVKTPTDPPKVEDVVITTKGTTTRAPVTTEIATTSDSSRMSEEWKDTLLSVDDDETFKSLEVDEVFSLPPLKPNSAADSDEVTVSKAGDGTWYGARWPFVDTSSYFQWTGYSPGDNLLLPLLVAALSSIALVLLLALAVRKRKRSQTASAIGLTSDLQPDDNTNLLTAENPEDVEE; this is encoded by the exons ATGTACAAGACGGTGCGGCATGGCGAGAACAGCCTGCAGTACACCATCCTGCCGCAAACTGAGGAGGTGCTCAACAACAGCGGCCTTAAAGGCAAAGGCCGTGATTATAGCCCCTCGATCCACGTTCGACACTCTCGGAAAAGATCGTCAGTGAAATATATTCTGCTTGTGATATTTGGTATAATAGTAGCGTTGGCGCTGGCATCTATTCCACTCTATGTTATGAACGGAGCCCTGTACGCTCGCAGAAGCCAGCAAGACGTGATTACGTCTTCGCCTCATACGCCAGGTGGAAGGGATATAGTGAAGTCGCGCAAAAAGGACCTTAAGGAGATATCGCCAGAACTGCTTTCAACACTAATATCAAAACTTGAAACGACATCGACTACTGCATCTCCCACCACTGCATCCACGACAGTTGCCACAACTGTAGTTAGTGAAAGAGCAACGACGCCTCCGTGGACTATGCCCGCTTTGAGGTCGTGGAAAAGCTCGACATCTTCTACAACTATTCCTCCTATTCCGACTGAAGACATTGAGGAGATTCCCCTTATAGGCACTCCCTCTGGTAGCATTCGACGGCTCGATCAGTACATGTCGAATAAACCATGGGCGACAAATAGTAATAATGTAATACCACTAAAACCTACTGTAACACCTGAACCAACAGTGCGGAATATGTATAGATACTACTCTCGGTCATTCGTTCCGTCAGTTAAAACACCAACTGATCCTCCAAAAGTTGAGGATGTGGTAATTACTACGAAGGGTACTACGACGCGTGCCCCTGTGACGACCGAGATCGCGACCACCAGTGACAGCTCTAGAATGAGTGAAGAATGGAAGGATACTCTTCTATCGGTTGATGATGACGAGACTTTCAAGTCACTGGAAGTGGATGAGGTGTTTTCCCTTCCGCCGCTGAAGCCGAACAGCGCGGCCGACAGCGACGAAGTGACAGTGTCCAAGGCGGGCGACGGTACGTGGTACGGGGCACGGTGGCCTTTCGTCGACACGTCATCATACTTTCAATGGACG GGCTACTCCCCCGGCGACAACCTGCTGCTGCCGCTCCTGGTCGCGGCGCTCTCGTCCATCGCGCTGGTCTTGCTGCTGGCGCTCGCCGTGCGCAAGAGGAAGCGGAGCCAGACCGCCTCAGCGATTGgg CTCACCTCGGACCTGCAGCCAGACGACAACACGAATCTGCTCACGGCTGAAAACCCGGAGGACGTCGAGGAGTGA